In the genome of Kwoniella shandongensis chromosome 6, complete sequence, one region contains:
- a CDS encoding mitochondrial-processing peptidase subunit beta yields MVASRLISRALARPPAPRILKPSLARSLAAVHPVTTASSDPVTKTSVLSNGLSVSSETIPGASTSTVGLWIDAGSRADADGASGTAHFLEHLAFKGTKSRSQTQLELEVENLGAHLNAYTSREQTVYYAKAFDKDVPQAVDILSDILQNSKLEESAIERERDVILREQEEVEKQYEEVVFDHLHAVAYQGYPLGNTILGPKEHINSISKSDLSGYISKNYTADRMVLVGAGSIEHDALVKLAEKNFASLPVSSNPIPLGGQAHAPTDFLGSEVRVRDDTMNTVNLAIAVEGVGWKSPDYWPMLVMQSIFGNWDRSLGASPLLSSKLSHIISSNNLANSYMSFSTSYSDTGLWGIYLVSENFLNLDDLLHFTLKEWTRMSISPTLAEVERAKSQLKASLLLGLDGTTAIAEDIGRQMITTGKRYTPKEIERYVDSVTPADIQRVANKYLYDKDFALAALGRTEGLMDYNRIRADMSSMIF; encoded by the exons ATGGTCGCCTCTCGACTCATCTCACGAGCCTTGGCTCGTCCCCCAGCTCCCCGAATCCTCAAACCC TCTCTCGCTCGATCCCTCGCCGCCGTTCACCCCGtcaccaccgcctcttctGATCCGGTAACCAAGACTTCGGTCTTGTCAAACGGATTGTCAGTGTCATCGGAGACTATCCCTGGtgcttccacttccaccgtTGGACTTTGGATCGATGCCGGTTCCAGAGCGGATGCCGACGGTGCTAGTGGTACCGCTCACttcctcgag CATCTCGCCTTCAAGGGTACCAAGTCCCGATCTCAAACTCAACTCGAGCTTGAAGTAGAGAACCTCGGTGCCCACCTCAACGCTTACACTTCTCGAGAGCAGACGGTCTACTACGCCAAGGCGTTCGACAAGGACGTCCCCCAGGCCGTCGACATCTTGTCCGATATCTTGCAAAACTCaaagttggaggagagcgcgatcgagagggagagagacgTCATCTTGAGGGAacaggaggaggttgagaagcaGTACGAGGAGGTTGTCTTTGACCACTTGCACGCGGTCGCctaccaag GCTACCCTCTCGGAAACACCATCCTCGGACCCAAGGAGCACATCAACTCGATCTCCAAGTCCGATCTTTCCGGTTACATCTCCAAAAACTACACCGCCGACCGAATGGTTCTCGTCGGTGCCGGTTCCATCGAGCACGACGCTCTCGTCAAGCTCGCCGAGAAGAACTTTGCCTCCCTCCCCGTTTCCTCCAACCCTATCCCCCTCGGCGGTCAGGCTCACGCCCCCACCGACTTCCTCGGTTCCGAAGTTCGAGTCCGTGACGATACCATGAACACTGTCAACCTCGCCATCGCCGTCGAGGGTGTTGGATGGAAGAGCCCCGACTACTGGCCCATGTTGGTCATGCAATCCATCTTCGGTAACTGGGACCGAAGTCTCGGTGCTTCCCCCTTGTTGAGCTCAAAGCTCAGTCACATCATCTCAAGCAACAACTTGGCCAACTCTTACAtgtccttctcgacctcatACTCGGACACTGGTCTTTGGGGTATCTACTTGGTTtcagagaa CTTCTTGAACCTTGACGATCTGTTGCATTTCACCCTCAAGGAGTGGACTCGAATGTCCATCTCCCCCACTCTTGCCGAAGTTGAGCGAGCCAAGTCTCAACTCAAGGCTTCTTTGTTGTTGGGTTTGGACGGTACCACTGCCATTGCTGAGGAC ATCGGTCGACAAATGATCACCACCGGCAAGCGATACACTCccaaggagattgagcgatATGTCGATTCCGTTACCCCCGCCGACATCCAACGGGTTGCCAACAAGTACTTGTACGACAAGGAC TTTGCTCTCGCTGCT CTTGGCCGAACCGAGGGTCTTATGGACTACAACCGTATCcgagcag ACATGTCCTCTATGATCTTCTAA